A single genomic interval of Chrysiogenia bacterium harbors:
- a CDS encoding CPBP family intramembrane metalloprotease, whose amino-acid sequence MLGLFKKKRKRGSAASKRRARTIWVSATALQVAYLYLGQPKNFEDWAEERIDDENLRELLSHVYERMFAFAAFFVVPAGIARAGLGEPLSDYGLKVGKWWRGVPLLAASLPLATLGAIYASGQKDFQDEYPMCDAAREDLLSFAIYELSNVHYYIGWEFFYRGFLDRGLEEEFGQSGATAFQSVASTLMHIGKPRDETVGAIFAGPGFAWMARFTDSVVYPTILHWWLGFALDAAVVLRTGGQRAQAPAPAPVPVREVTPTPIQKAAATPIEKPKKKKKKEKAKKKKARA is encoded by the coding sequence ATGCTGGGACTCTTCAAGAAAAAACGAAAGCGCGGCTCGGCCGCTTCGAAGCGCCGGGCCCGCACGATCTGGGTGAGCGCGACCGCGCTGCAGGTGGCCTACCTGTATCTGGGACAGCCCAAGAACTTCGAAGACTGGGCCGAGGAGCGCATCGACGACGAGAACCTGCGCGAGCTGCTCTCCCATGTCTACGAGCGGATGTTCGCCTTCGCCGCCTTCTTTGTGGTTCCCGCCGGAATTGCCCGCGCGGGGCTTGGCGAGCCGCTCTCGGATTACGGTTTGAAAGTAGGCAAGTGGTGGCGCGGGGTTCCGCTGCTGGCCGCTTCGCTTCCGCTCGCAACGCTGGGCGCGATCTATGCTTCGGGGCAGAAGGATTTTCAGGACGAGTATCCCATGTGCGACGCCGCACGCGAGGACCTGCTCTCCTTTGCGATCTATGAACTCTCGAACGTCCACTACTACATCGGCTGGGAGTTCTTTTATCGCGGCTTTCTCGACCGCGGACTCGAAGAAGAGTTCGGACAAAGCGGCGCCACCGCGTTCCAGAGCGTGGCTTCCACGCTGATGCACATCGGTAAGCCGCGCGACGAAACCGTGGGCGCGATCTTTGCCGGGCCGGGTTTTGCATGGATGGCGCGCTTTACCGACTCGGTGGTCTACCCGACCATCCTGCACTGGTGGCTGGGCTTTGCCCTGGACGCCGCCGTAGTGCTTCGCACCGGCGGGCAAAGGGCGCAGGCCCCTGCCCCCGCGCCGGTTCCCGTTCGAGAAGTCACCCCGACCCCGATCCAGAAGGCCGCCGCGACTCCCATCGAGAAGCCCAAAAAGAAGAAGAAAAAAGAAAAGGCGAAGAAGAAGAAAGCCAGGGCATGA
- a CDS encoding NAD-dependent epimerase/dehydratase family protein, with product MKALVTGANGFLGSHLSEALSANGIEVRAMIQAGTPMVNLEGIDVECVDGDLADTASLARACEGCDLVYHLAAVVSDYGPWSLFKRINVEGTRDLIDAAAGAGARRFVQMSSLSVHGFHGWFNATEEAPIDAGNNYARSKVEGEKLVHAAHEGGKIEGVIIRPGYFPFGPRDRTSFANLADALEKGIYRQVGDGRARTCTSYAPNLAQGMVLAGTKAEAAGETFVLADDAPISWKEINARLSKALGVAMPRISIPAPLARAAGDIMERVWTLAGAKNAPPLTSYRVRVPLTDSHFSNAKARRLLGFDPKVGFDEGLALTVEWYRRAKNEGSL from the coding sequence ATGAAAGCACTTGTTACCGGAGCAAACGGATTCCTGGGCAGCCACCTGAGCGAGGCGCTGAGTGCCAACGGCATTGAAGTGCGAGCCATGATCCAGGCGGGGACGCCGATGGTCAATCTCGAGGGCATCGATGTCGAGTGCGTGGACGGCGATCTGGCCGACACTGCCTCGCTCGCGCGGGCGTGCGAGGGCTGCGACCTAGTCTATCACCTGGCGGCCGTCGTCTCCGATTACGGTCCCTGGAGCCTGTTCAAGCGCATCAATGTCGAGGGAACACGCGATCTCATCGACGCCGCCGCCGGCGCGGGGGCCAGGCGTTTCGTGCAGATGAGCTCGCTCTCGGTGCACGGCTTTCACGGCTGGTTCAACGCTACCGAAGAAGCTCCCATCGACGCAGGCAACAACTACGCGCGCTCGAAGGTCGAGGGTGAGAAGCTGGTGCATGCCGCCCACGAGGGCGGCAAGATCGAGGGCGTGATCATTCGGCCGGGATACTTTCCCTTCGGACCGCGTGATCGCACGAGCTTTGCCAACCTCGCTGACGCGCTCGAGAAGGGAATCTACCGCCAGGTGGGAGACGGGCGCGCGCGCACCTGCACGAGTTACGCGCCCAACCTTGCGCAGGGAATGGTGCTTGCGGGAACCAAGGCCGAGGCCGCCGGGGAGACCTTCGTGCTCGCCGACGACGCCCCCATCTCGTGGAAGGAAATCAACGCCAGGCTCTCCAAAGCGCTCGGCGTTGCCATGCCCCGCATCAGCATCCCCGCCCCGCTGGCCCGTGCCGCGGGCGACATCATGGAGCGGGTGTGGACGCTGGCGGGTGCGAAGAATGCGCCGCCGCTTACGAGCTACCGCGTGCGCGTGCCGCTTACCGATTCGCACTTTTCAAACGCCAAGGCCCGGCGGCTACTGGGTTTTGATCCGAAAGTTGGATTCGATGAGGGACTGGCGTTGACGGTGGAATGGTACCGGCGCGCCAAGAATGAGGGATCGCTCTAA
- a CDS encoding methyl-accepting chemotaxis protein — translation MTQTSVPFSADGYETELLAEWRPRARLVAVIGFVATFLIWGIDVSTAAFDLEPMLVTGVWDLAAIRLSAAIAPAIGTAVLLIVRDDRTLAAWTVPLTAAFVGLNDIAFYRAGYALGPVHSLVGVVELFAIVSLLPMNRRQRITFFVCVWFAHMAADFGWGGEFTGAGRIWIQVAFGLFLAMIAAPVEYFYSLRRKEYDARSSLMATVSALEESRDEIARAAQQLAISVEQITAATGRLASTADHAQRDTMQIATTTEEVAASADALAQRSRESAKEADENRERTERVRDHIDRIRGELDALNRSISGADSRFNQLQNQSQQVGQFVDTIKEIAAQTNLLALNASIEASRAGEDGRGFAVVAQEVRKLAEQAQESSEQVSESVTGVQDEVAATLGIVREVMEASRNFATLFDDAKRELGEIAAAAARVNDRNKANATDAREQAQATGEISHGTSEVLNQVLEFAQMSEEVTATARDLQTLAEELQRALK, via the coding sequence ATGACGCAGACATCCGTGCCCTTTTCAGCCGATGGCTATGAGACCGAGCTGCTGGCCGAGTGGCGCCCGCGCGCCCGGCTGGTTGCCGTCATCGGATTTGTCGCGACCTTTCTGATCTGGGGAATCGACGTCTCCACTGCGGCGTTCGATCTTGAGCCCATGCTGGTGACCGGTGTGTGGGATCTGGCGGCAATCCGCCTGAGCGCCGCGATTGCGCCAGCCATCGGCACGGCCGTCCTGCTCATCGTTCGCGACGATCGAACCCTTGCCGCCTGGACCGTCCCGCTGACCGCTGCGTTCGTTGGCCTCAACGACATCGCATTCTACCGCGCCGGCTACGCCCTGGGGCCCGTTCACTCCCTGGTCGGCGTGGTGGAGCTCTTTGCCATCGTCTCGCTGCTGCCCATGAACCGGCGCCAGCGAATCACGTTTTTTGTCTGCGTCTGGTTTGCGCACATGGCAGCCGACTTTGGCTGGGGAGGCGAGTTCACGGGCGCCGGTCGCATCTGGATTCAGGTGGCCTTTGGTCTGTTTCTGGCCATGATCGCCGCGCCGGTTGAATACTTCTATTCGCTTCGTCGCAAGGAATACGACGCGCGCAGCTCGCTGATGGCCACCGTCAGCGCCCTGGAAGAGTCGCGCGACGAGATCGCCCGCGCGGCCCAGCAACTGGCCATCAGCGTCGAGCAGATTACCGCCGCGACCGGAAGGCTGGCCAGCACAGCCGACCACGCCCAGCGCGACACCATGCAGATTGCCACCACGACCGAAGAGGTTGCCGCCTCGGCCGATGCGCTGGCCCAGCGGAGTCGTGAGAGCGCAAAGGAAGCCGATGAGAACCGCGAGCGCACCGAGCGCGTGCGCGACCACATCGATCGCATCCGTGGCGAGCTCGATGCACTCAACCGATCCATCAGCGGCGCCGATTCACGCTTCAACCAGCTACAGAACCAGTCGCAGCAGGTCGGCCAGTTCGTCGACACCATCAAGGAGATCGCCGCGCAGACGAACCTGCTCGCCCTCAACGCCAGCATCGAGGCCTCACGTGCGGGCGAGGACGGGCGCGGCTTCGCCGTCGTCGCGCAGGAAGTGCGCAAGCTCGCCGAGCAGGCACAGGAGAGTTCCGAACAGGTCAGCGAATCGGTGACCGGCGTTCAGGACGAAGTTGCCGCAACGCTGGGCATCGTGCGCGAGGTCATGGAGGCCTCACGGAACTTCGCGACGCTCTTCGATGACGCCAAGCGCGAGCTGGGCGAGATCGCCGCCGCGGCCGCGCGGGTCAACGATCGCAACAAGGCCAACGCTACCGACGCGCGCGAGCAGGCGCAGGCCACCGGGGAGATCTCCCACGGCACAAGCGAGGTACTCAATCAGGTGCTCGAATTCGCGCAGATGAGCGAAGAGGTCACCGCGACGGCTCGTGACCTGCAGACCCTGGCCGAAGAGTTGCAGCGGGCATTGAAGTAA